A single genomic interval of Tsukamurella paurometabola harbors:
- a CDS encoding phage portal protein — translation MTDLTTLLQRIDNPLARFDRYDRYYAGNGPLAFISPESRAVLGDRLQRLNSNIPKLLVNNLTERLRVIGFTGADVWGEWLRNNLDQRSPIAHREALVLGAGYAIVWADVIGRPQVSIESARQIAVTTDPVTREIVAAVKRWEDGKRTHAVLYLEDRIEKYVANSTGATTAGFQKIDEYDNPLGVVPVVRLLNSDRVLDDEGRSEMDDVLDLSDALTKLLTDLMVASETGARPRRWATGLELDERPKVDADGEPVLDDGGQPVMEAVSPIAESDRLMVNEDPQGAFGQLPGADLGGYRNGIDVIMRQISAVSGLPEHALGIGGDNPTSADAIRASEAALTARAESKQALFGQSWEQVARLIVGVRDGADPRSVDVRVQWADPATRSEAQEADAVTKLFSVGLLPASYALKKLGYNDAEIEEIHAARARDNIANADVSKLFGGAA, via the coding sequence ATGACCGACCTGACTACCTTGCTGCAGCGCATTGACAACCCGCTGGCTCGGTTCGACCGCTACGACCGGTACTACGCCGGCAACGGTCCGTTGGCGTTCATCTCGCCGGAATCGCGGGCGGTCCTCGGCGACCGTCTCCAGCGGCTCAACAGCAATATTCCGAAGCTGTTGGTGAACAACCTGACCGAGCGGCTGCGGGTCATCGGCTTCACCGGCGCTGATGTGTGGGGTGAGTGGCTGCGCAACAACTTGGACCAGCGCAGCCCGATCGCGCACCGCGAGGCCCTGGTGCTCGGCGCTGGGTACGCGATCGTGTGGGCCGATGTGATTGGCCGCCCTCAGGTGAGCATCGAATCGGCGCGGCAGATCGCCGTCACCACCGACCCGGTGACCCGCGAGATCGTCGCCGCGGTGAAGCGGTGGGAGGACGGCAAGCGCACGCACGCGGTCCTGTACCTCGAGGACCGCATCGAGAAGTACGTCGCCAACTCGACCGGCGCCACAACCGCCGGCTTCCAGAAGATCGACGAGTACGACAACCCGCTGGGCGTTGTCCCGGTGGTGCGGCTGCTCAACTCCGACCGAGTCCTCGACGACGAGGGCCGATCGGAGATGGACGACGTGCTGGACCTCTCCGACGCGCTGACGAAGCTGCTGACGGACCTCATGGTTGCCAGCGAGACGGGTGCACGTCCGCGGCGGTGGGCGACCGGCCTGGAGTTGGACGAGCGGCCGAAGGTCGACGCCGACGGTGAACCGGTTCTCGACGACGGCGGGCAGCCGGTGATGGAGGCGGTGTCGCCGATCGCCGAGAGCGATCGCCTGATGGTCAACGAGGATCCGCAGGGCGCGTTCGGGCAGCTCCCCGGTGCGGACCTCGGTGGCTACCGCAACGGCATCGACGTGATCATGCGGCAGATCAGCGCGGTGTCGGGGTTGCCTGAGCACGCCCTCGGTATCGGCGGCGATAACCCCACCTCGGCCGACGCGATCCGCGCATCCGAGGCGGCCCTCACGGCGCGCGCAGAGAGCAAGCAGGCACTGTTCGGGCAGAGCTGGGAGCAGGTGGCGCGTCTGATCGTGGGCGTCCGTGACGGTGCTGATCCGCGGTCGGTCGACGTGCGGGTGCAGTGGGCCGACCCCGCCACCCGCTCCGAGGCGCAGGAAGCCGACGCCGTCACCAAGCTGTTCAGCGTGGGCCTACTGCCGGCGAGCTACGCCCTCAAGAAGCTGGGCTACAACGACGCGGAGATCGAGGAAATTCACGCCGCCCGGGCCCGCGACAACATCGCCAACGCGGACGTCTCCAAGTTGTTCGGCGGCGCAGCATGA
- a CDS encoding tyrosine-type recombinase/integrase, with protein sequence MSKRKFGSIRKLPSGRFQARYTAPDGEEYKADDTFPTEAAADDWLVIQRAKVLTTEWVPRASADSVAFRAYSESWLKHRTLKPKTREHYEQLLRLHINPTFGDRPLKAITPDAVRAWHATLAPGKATTRAHSYSLLRTIMLTAVKDDVIDKSPCRITAAGSTKRRITIKPASIPELSAIAAAMPDRLRLIVLLASWCALRFGELAELRRRDVELHTTKDEDGNDVHSGVLRIRRGVVYVDKRHIVGDPKAGSRRDVAIPPGLVPVVRAHLEDHVAPDKDGLLFPAARDATEYLTPTTLYKSFHPARDAAGRPDLRFHDLRHSGAVLAAQSGATLAELMGRLGHSTPAAALRYQSVAAGRDAEIARRLSALIEGEKS encoded by the coding sequence GTGAGCAAGCGCAAGTTCGGCAGCATCCGCAAGCTGCCCTCGGGTCGATTCCAGGCCCGTTACACCGCCCCCGACGGGGAGGAGTACAAGGCTGATGACACGTTTCCCACCGAGGCTGCCGCCGACGACTGGCTAGTGATCCAGCGCGCCAAGGTGCTCACGACCGAGTGGGTGCCGCGCGCGTCGGCCGACAGCGTGGCGTTCCGGGCGTACAGCGAGTCGTGGCTCAAGCACCGCACGCTCAAGCCGAAGACGCGCGAGCACTACGAACAACTGCTGCGGCTGCACATCAACCCGACATTCGGCGACAGGCCGCTCAAGGCGATCACCCCCGACGCGGTGCGGGCGTGGCACGCGACCCTCGCACCCGGGAAGGCCACCACTCGCGCGCACTCCTACTCGCTGCTGCGCACGATCATGCTCACCGCGGTCAAGGATGACGTAATCGACAAGAGCCCGTGCCGCATCACGGCCGCCGGCAGCACCAAACGACGGATCACGATCAAGCCCGCCTCGATCCCGGAGCTGTCCGCGATCGCCGCCGCGATGCCCGATCGGCTACGCCTCATCGTGCTGCTCGCATCCTGGTGCGCCCTCCGGTTCGGCGAGCTGGCCGAACTGCGCCGCCGGGACGTGGAACTGCACACGACCAAGGATGAGGACGGGAACGACGTGCATTCGGGTGTCCTCCGCATCCGCCGCGGCGTCGTCTACGTGGATAAGCGGCACATCGTCGGCGATCCCAAAGCCGGATCACGGCGTGACGTAGCGATCCCGCCCGGGCTGGTTCCCGTGGTCCGCGCACACCTTGAGGATCACGTTGCGCCCGACAAGGACGGGCTGTTGTTCCCCGCTGCCCGTGACGCCACCGAGTACCTGACCCCGACGACGCTGTACAAGTCATTCCACCCTGCCCGTGACGCCGCCGGGCGGCCTGACCTGCGATTTCACGACTTGCGTCACAGTGGAGCGGTCCTGGCAGCACAGAGCGGCGCGACATTGGCTGAGCTGATGGGACGACTCGGGCACTCAACCCCAGCAGCCGCCCTCAGGTACCAATCCGTCGCCGCGGGCCGCGACGCCGAGATTGCCCGCCGACTGTCCGCACTCATCGAAGGAGAGAAGTCATGA
- a CDS encoding VOC family protein, with product MSLTHDVHDGLHADEGALPGEHSGRHPNPVIKVDDLAWLEFDKPDLARTAAFAVDFGLLPVLQTPDELHLRGALAGPPCVIVRRAPRTAFTGMAFRAHDRSDLRTLADAWGRPVRPLDAALGGHAVTTRDPSGCRVRVVADVTDWPALPMQSVRAPFNFAGSTHRANATQRPPRAPAVVERLGHVVLQSNRYVESLNWYLRHLGLIVSDFQYFPGQRDRGPVMSFVRCDRGTVPSDHHTLAMALGPANRYVHSAYQVCDLDALAAGGQFLAERGHRRSWGIGRHIQGSQIFDYWRDPDGLLVEHFTDGDRFDHTVPAGWAPMTASGLNQWGPPATADFLGVSPGRPALREFTSILSSLRDSDNEFDVQRLLGLLKVARS from the coding sequence ATGTCCCTCACCCACGACGTGCACGACGGCCTGCACGCCGACGAAGGCGCCCTTCCCGGCGAGCACTCCGGACGGCACCCGAACCCCGTGATCAAGGTGGACGACCTCGCGTGGCTCGAGTTCGACAAGCCGGACCTGGCACGGACCGCGGCGTTCGCCGTCGACTTCGGGCTCCTCCCGGTCCTGCAGACGCCCGATGAACTGCACCTACGCGGCGCACTCGCTGGGCCACCCTGCGTGATCGTGCGCCGCGCCCCGCGGACGGCGTTCACCGGCATGGCTTTTCGGGCCCACGACAGATCGGACCTCAGAACGCTGGCGGACGCGTGGGGCCGGCCGGTCCGCCCCCTCGACGCGGCACTCGGCGGGCACGCGGTCACGACCCGCGACCCGAGCGGATGCAGGGTCCGTGTGGTCGCAGACGTGACCGACTGGCCCGCGCTACCGATGCAGTCGGTGCGGGCCCCGTTCAATTTCGCGGGGTCCACCCACCGGGCGAACGCGACGCAGCGGCCTCCCCGGGCACCGGCGGTCGTCGAACGGCTCGGCCACGTGGTGCTGCAGTCGAACCGCTACGTGGAATCACTGAACTGGTACCTGCGCCACCTGGGACTCATCGTCAGCGACTTCCAGTACTTCCCCGGGCAGCGCGATCGCGGCCCGGTCATGAGTTTCGTCCGGTGCGATCGCGGCACGGTGCCGTCGGATCACCACACCCTGGCGATGGCGCTCGGCCCCGCGAATCGGTACGTCCACTCGGCCTACCAGGTGTGCGACCTGGACGCGCTCGCCGCCGGCGGCCAGTTCCTCGCCGAGCGGGGGCACCGCAGATCGTGGGGAATCGGCCGCCACATCCAGGGCAGCCAGATCTTCGACTACTGGCGCGACCCCGACGGTCTGCTCGTCGAGCACTTCACCGACGGCGACCGGTTCGACCACACCGTTCCCGCCGGCTGGGCACCGATGACCGCATCGGGGCTCAACCAGTGGGGGCCGCCCGCCACCGCGGACTTCCTGGGCGTCAGCCCCGGACGTCCAGCACTCCGGGAGTTCACCTCGATCCTGTCCTCGTTACGGGACTCCGACAACGAATTCGATGTCCAACGCCTCCTCGGCCTACTGAAAGTTGCACGCTCATGA
- a CDS encoding AAA family ATPase, which produces MTAPNEYDTDGHPIDSLLKGLVNGAWLDAQVFPPLEQIVPGIVTEGFGFIVGPPKAGKSWFVGNLALACASGGRALGQIKVEPRPVLYLALEDGHRRLQDRFRTLTEGQPIPTRLDLLVKIEPGQLIATVSEWLLRHRNDKPLVILDTFGKGRPQPKRGDNPYLADYQAGTALKDMIDAFPGASLLAVHHSRKAESDDFLDAVSGTQGLAGSADYILVLTRKRQSDEGALAITGRDVTETEIAMVTSGGRWALAGSTMTEASAALAARKDAGKLGDQSADVLALVKASPEPVSPSFVADKLGMDNKTAGTYLGRLVSAGRLIRQGRGMYSCVESVESVETNSTLSTDSTVPASERAANRWLGSGEHLDLTDGDPA; this is translated from the coding sequence GTGACGGCACCTAACGAGTACGACACGGATGGGCACCCGATCGACTCGCTACTCAAGGGCCTGGTGAACGGCGCATGGCTCGACGCCCAAGTGTTCCCGCCACTGGAACAGATCGTGCCCGGCATCGTCACCGAAGGATTCGGATTCATCGTCGGCCCGCCGAAAGCTGGCAAGTCCTGGTTCGTCGGAAACCTCGCCCTCGCCTGCGCATCCGGCGGTCGAGCCCTCGGGCAAATCAAGGTCGAACCACGCCCTGTCCTGTACCTCGCACTCGAGGACGGACACCGCCGGCTCCAGGACCGGTTCCGCACACTCACCGAGGGGCAGCCGATCCCCACCAGGCTCGACCTGCTGGTGAAGATAGAACCAGGGCAGCTCATCGCCACCGTCTCCGAATGGCTATTGCGCCACCGAAACGACAAGCCCCTCGTCATCCTCGACACGTTCGGAAAGGGCCGACCGCAACCGAAACGCGGCGACAACCCCTACCTCGCGGACTACCAGGCCGGCACCGCACTCAAGGACATGATCGACGCGTTCCCCGGCGCGAGCCTCCTCGCCGTCCACCACAGCCGCAAGGCCGAGTCCGACGACTTCCTCGACGCCGTCAGCGGCACACAGGGACTCGCCGGATCCGCGGACTACATCCTCGTACTCACCCGCAAGCGACAGTCCGACGAGGGCGCACTCGCGATCACCGGTCGCGACGTCACCGAGACCGAGATCGCCATGGTCACCAGTGGTGGCCGGTGGGCGCTCGCTGGATCGACGATGACCGAGGCGTCTGCCGCTCTCGCCGCGCGCAAGGATGCGGGCAAGTTGGGCGACCAGTCGGCAGATGTATTGGCGCTGGTCAAGGCGTCACCAGAGCCGGTATCTCCATCGTTCGTTGCCGACAAACTCGGTATGGACAACAAGACGGCAGGAACGTATCTCGGCCGTCTGGTCAGTGCGGGACGACTGATTCGACAGGGACGGGGAATGTACTCATGTGTTGAAAGTGTGGAAAGTGTTGAAACCAATTCCACACTTTCAACAGATTCAACAGTTCCTGCATCCGAACGTGCGGCGAATCGCTGGCTCGGTAGCGGCGAGCACCTGGACCTCACGGACGGGGATCCAGCGTGA
- a CDS encoding phage major capsid protein, producing the protein MAETTASNPTLLQDEVASLLVQPLEAASVVLSSGVRVFDTSSELRIPRLVSGSTPTFVPEGGLIPDTADIAFDEIKLMPNARTSIKTIMRFTNELVRQSVIGIDATLKARLVKDVSDLLDDALLAGAGASNSIKGVINQTGVTTGELDVTDPDSLLDAIASLNAQEVTPNRWFLSGADFAALRKLKEGTASNRYLLEPDPSKAGGTTLFGIPATVTNKLAAGKAILADTSTIAVARDVAPSVTVLNERYAEYDQVGLRVTCRYDLGLLHPEAVAVLTDAP; encoded by the coding sequence ATGGCCGAAACCACGGCATCCAATCCCACTCTTCTGCAGGACGAGGTCGCGAGCCTGCTCGTCCAGCCGCTCGAGGCCGCGTCGGTGGTCCTCAGCTCCGGTGTCCGCGTCTTCGACACCAGCTCGGAACTGCGCATCCCGCGCCTCGTCTCCGGATCCACCCCCACGTTCGTCCCCGAGGGTGGCCTGATCCCGGACACCGCTGACATCGCGTTCGACGAGATCAAGCTCATGCCGAACGCCCGCACCAGCATCAAGACGATCATGCGGTTCACCAACGAGCTGGTCCGCCAGTCCGTCATCGGCATCGACGCGACCCTCAAGGCACGCCTAGTCAAGGATGTCTCGGACCTGCTCGACGACGCTCTCCTAGCCGGTGCCGGGGCGTCGAACTCGATCAAGGGCGTCATCAATCAGACCGGTGTCACCACGGGCGAGCTGGACGTCACCGACCCCGACTCCCTGCTCGACGCGATCGCCTCCCTCAACGCGCAGGAGGTCACCCCGAACCGCTGGTTCCTGTCCGGCGCCGACTTCGCCGCACTCCGCAAGCTCAAGGAGGGCACCGCGTCGAACCGATACCTGCTCGAGCCCGACCCGAGCAAGGCCGGCGGCACCACCCTGTTCGGCATCCCCGCGACCGTCACCAACAAGCTCGCGGCCGGCAAGGCGATCCTCGCGGACACCAGCACCATCGCAGTGGCCCGCGACGTCGCCCCGTCCGTGACGGTCCTCAACGAGCGGTACGCCGAGTACGACCAGGTGGGCCTGCGCGTCACCTGCCGCTACGACCTCGGCCTGCTGCACCCCGAGGCCGTCGCCGTCCTCACCGACGCGCCGTAA
- a CDS encoding pyridoxamine 5'-phosphate oxidase family protein has translation MATQYEQITERLQRFIEEQQMFFVGTAAPDGRVNVSPKGLDSLRVLGANRVVWLNGTGSGNETAAHLLRNPRITVMFCAFEGKPLILRLYGTARAVHDGDADWDGLIGLFPPMRGARNVFDVTVDLVQTSCGFGVPLYEYEGQRTLMDSWAGNKGDDGIERYHRERNTHSIDGFPTGIPVR, from the coding sequence ATGGCGACGCAGTACGAGCAGATCACCGAGCGGCTGCAGCGGTTCATCGAGGAGCAGCAGATGTTCTTCGTGGGCACAGCCGCACCCGACGGACGGGTCAACGTGTCCCCGAAGGGGCTCGACTCCCTGCGCGTCCTGGGGGCGAACCGCGTGGTCTGGCTCAACGGCACGGGCAGTGGTAATGAAACCGCCGCGCACCTACTGCGGAATCCGCGGATCACGGTGATGTTCTGCGCCTTCGAGGGCAAGCCGCTCATCCTGCGCCTGTACGGCACGGCCCGGGCCGTTCACGACGGTGACGCGGACTGGGACGGCCTGATCGGCCTGTTCCCGCCGATGCGCGGTGCCCGCAACGTTTTCGACGTGACCGTCGATCTCGTGCAGACCTCGTGCGGCTTCGGCGTGCCGCTCTACGAGTACGAGGGGCAGCGCACTCTCATGGACTCGTGGGCCGGGAACAAGGGCGACGACGGCATCGAGCGATACCACCGCGAGCGCAACACCCACAGCATCGACGGCTTCCCGACGGGGATCCCCGTCCGGTAG
- a CDS encoding fumarylacetoacetate hydrolase family protein: MSYSVLRTADAWWVSIPGGARRIDTTAATTAELLADIPAVTAAAAGDSTPVDPSTLILVSPVTAPCRVIAQMTNYVSHVKDSGMNPETVPLTFFRKSSGSISGPFDDVVKPAHVSLLDYEVEIGIVFGRSIPVGSSIDAAGLARAAAGIVVTNDVSARDVQLPKTQFYEAKSYPSFTPVGPVLVLLDPDEWAKFATLTLELRVNGVTRQNSTVADMIYGPVEALQALTRFQRVDPGDLLLTGTPGGTALTAPPKPVEILGSLLPAHLKWKAFFRRQARNPKYLRDGDVVEATIRSGDGSLHLGTQRTTVRHA; encoded by the coding sequence ATGAGCTACTCCGTTCTCCGCACCGCCGATGCGTGGTGGGTCTCCATCCCCGGCGGAGCCCGCCGCATCGACACCACCGCCGCCACCACCGCTGAACTGCTCGCGGACATCCCTGCGGTCACGGCCGCGGCCGCAGGCGACAGCACGCCGGTGGACCCGTCGACCCTGATCCTCGTCTCGCCGGTGACGGCGCCCTGCCGGGTGATCGCACAGATGACGAACTACGTCTCCCACGTGAAGGACTCGGGGATGAACCCGGAGACGGTCCCCCTGACGTTCTTCCGGAAGTCGTCGGGCTCGATCTCCGGGCCCTTCGACGACGTCGTCAAGCCCGCCCACGTCTCCCTGCTCGACTACGAGGTGGAGATCGGCATCGTCTTCGGGCGGAGCATCCCCGTAGGATCGTCGATCGACGCCGCGGGCCTGGCCCGGGCCGCGGCCGGCATCGTCGTCACCAACGACGTCTCGGCGCGCGATGTCCAGCTGCCGAAAACACAGTTCTACGAGGCGAAGTCGTACCCGAGCTTCACCCCCGTCGGTCCGGTCCTGGTGCTGCTCGACCCCGACGAGTGGGCGAAGTTCGCGACCCTCACACTCGAGCTGCGGGTGAACGGCGTGACGCGACAGAACAGCACCGTCGCCGACATGATCTACGGTCCCGTCGAGGCGCTGCAGGCCCTCACCCGATTCCAACGGGTCGATCCCGGCGACCTCCTGCTCACCGGGACACCCGGTGGTACGGCGTTGACCGCACCGCCCAAGCCCGTGGAGATCCTCGGATCGCTGCTGCCGGCCCACCTCAAGTGGAAGGCGTTCTTCCGGCGCCAGGCTCGCAACCCGAAGTACCTACGCGACGGCGACGTGGTGGAGGCGACCATCCGATCCGGCGACGGCTCCCTGCACCTGGGCACGCAACGCACCACGGTGCGGCACGCATGA
- a CDS encoding terminase large subunit domain-containing protein has protein sequence MKAGPKGQIAVEPLDFSGWPDDLAERIILFIETYLVVPKGAGAGELVRLAEFQKEIIRGAFAEGIRQALVSIARANGKTGLAAMISVAVLFLVEDSPEVLVVASDQRQSNITLRAAKRMIELAPELLERAHLFADKVTTPLNNGLLLPLPADPSALHGWDPTVLIVDELHVVTEAVWEAVTSMVGKRPRSLTLAISTPASSADSVMWRLIEHGRAGDDPAFYLREFAAPEGCNIDDREAWRIGNPAMSCERPFLAEDGMAAARRTLREPVFRQLRLGQWVTGSESWLPFGAWDLCKSEGPRVDRSTKVVLAFDGSASGDSTALVGCTVGPVPHLWVEGLWENQNERGWRVPREDVDNAVAVAFQKYNVIELAADPWGWRTEIESWAKRHGDKRVIEWNTAAAARMAPATDRLYQAVVTKAVTHDGDTRLAAHIAHCVAKRTPMGDLVSKDKKNSPRKIDAAVASIVALDRAAHHTQRSGRRVAGFSS, from the coding sequence GTGAAGGCCGGGCCCAAGGGGCAGATCGCCGTTGAACCGCTCGATTTCAGCGGTTGGCCGGACGATTTGGCGGAGCGGATCATCCTGTTCATCGAGACCTACCTAGTGGTGCCGAAGGGTGCCGGCGCGGGTGAGTTGGTACGGCTCGCGGAGTTTCAGAAAGAGATCATTCGGGGCGCGTTCGCGGAGGGGATTCGGCAGGCGCTGGTGTCCATCGCTCGCGCCAACGGTAAGACCGGTTTGGCAGCCATGATCTCGGTGGCGGTGCTGTTCCTGGTGGAGGACTCGCCCGAGGTGCTGGTCGTCGCGAGCGATCAGCGGCAGTCGAACATCACGCTGAGGGCCGCGAAGCGCATGATCGAGCTGGCGCCGGAGCTGTTGGAGCGCGCACATCTGTTCGCCGACAAGGTCACCACGCCGTTGAACAACGGGTTGCTGTTGCCACTGCCGGCGGATCCGTCCGCGCTGCACGGCTGGGATCCCACGGTCCTGATTGTGGATGAGCTGCACGTGGTCACCGAGGCGGTCTGGGAGGCCGTGACGTCGATGGTCGGCAAGCGACCTCGGTCTCTCACGTTGGCTATCAGCACCCCGGCCTCGTCGGCGGATTCGGTGATGTGGCGGCTGATCGAGCACGGCCGCGCTGGTGATGACCCGGCGTTCTACCTTCGTGAGTTCGCCGCACCGGAGGGCTGCAACATCGACGACCGCGAGGCCTGGCGGATCGGCAACCCGGCGATGTCCTGTGAGCGTCCGTTCCTCGCGGAGGACGGCATGGCGGCGGCGCGTCGGACACTGCGCGAGCCGGTGTTCCGGCAGCTCCGTTTGGGCCAGTGGGTCACGGGCTCGGAGTCGTGGTTGCCGTTCGGCGCATGGGACTTGTGTAAGTCAGAGGGTCCGCGCGTCGACCGGAGCACGAAGGTGGTGCTGGCGTTCGACGGTTCAGCGTCCGGTGACTCCACGGCGTTGGTCGGCTGCACGGTCGGCCCGGTCCCGCACTTGTGGGTGGAGGGGTTGTGGGAGAACCAGAACGAGCGGGGCTGGCGGGTACCTCGGGAGGACGTGGATAACGCCGTCGCCGTGGCCTTCCAGAAGTACAACGTGATCGAGCTGGCGGCGGATCCGTGGGGCTGGCGCACCGAGATCGAGTCGTGGGCGAAGCGGCACGGTGACAAGCGGGTGATCGAGTGGAACACCGCGGCGGCGGCCCGTATGGCGCCGGCCACCGATCGCCTCTATCAGGCCGTGGTCACCAAGGCTGTGACGCACGACGGTGACACGCGGCTTGCCGCACACATCGCGCACTGCGTCGCCAAGCGCACTCCGATGGGCGACTTGGTGAGCAAGGACAAGAAGAACTCTCCCCGGAAGATCGACGCCGCTGTGGCGAGCATCGTCGCGCTGGACCGGGCGGCGCATCACACCCAACGTTCCGGCCGCCGTGTGGCCGGGTTTTCGAGCTAG
- a CDS encoding class I SAM-dependent methyltransferase, which yields MSTYDRHAADYDATRGGVPRASAAADVVGRLLVPGSTVLDLATGTGIVAVELRRRGFHTVGIDVSDGMLRNAAGRLPGSVARAAAEAMPLRDGSIDAVVAIWLLHLLDAAAPTVREVTRVLAPGGLFVTTADKRAASRLSWGAVADDGTDADRAALLVRDCAAVGLDLVGAASFVGVGQAAPGRPDPVYPVLAFRRN from the coding sequence ATGTCCACCTACGACCGGCACGCCGCCGACTACGACGCCACCCGCGGGGGTGTGCCGAGGGCGTCCGCCGCGGCGGACGTGGTGGGTCGGCTCCTGGTGCCCGGCTCGACGGTGCTCGACCTCGCGACAGGCACGGGGATCGTGGCGGTGGAGCTCCGCCGCCGCGGCTTCCACACCGTCGGCATCGATGTCTCGGACGGCATGCTGCGGAACGCCGCGGGACGACTTCCGGGGTCCGTCGCCCGGGCCGCCGCGGAGGCGATGCCTCTCCGCGATGGGAGCATCGATGCGGTAGTGGCGATCTGGCTGCTCCATTTGCTCGACGCCGCGGCGCCCACGGTCCGCGAGGTGACCCGGGTCCTGGCGCCGGGCGGACTCTTCGTGACGACGGCGGACAAGCGCGCCGCGAGCCGACTGTCGTGGGGCGCAGTTGCGGACGACGGGACCGACGCGGACCGCGCGGCACTGCTCGTCCGGGACTGCGCCGCCGTGGGCCTGGATCTAGTGGGTGCCGCCTCGTTCGTCGGCGTCGGACAGGCGGCGCCCGGACGCCCGGACCCCGTCTACCCGGTGCTCGCCTTCCGGAGGAATTGA
- a CDS encoding bifunctional 3-(3-hydroxy-phenyl)propionate/3-hydroxycinnamic acid hydroxylase encodes MNPVVIIGAGPTGLTAAALLADHGVPSVVLERWDDVFPQPRAVHLDDEVFRILARLGLADEFAAISRPARGLRLVTESLDLIAEFPRRTESGVHGFPAASMFDQPELERLLRDAVARRADLVTLRGGAEVLAVTQGDTSVTVHATDRATGARFTVEGTYLLGCDGAGSTTRAAIGARWRDLGFSQRWLVIDIDTTADLRQWEGVQQVCDTRRAATYMRVGPTRYRWEFELLDGETGADFADLATALPLLHPWLAHLTDPDLRLIRCAEYTFNARVAQRWRDRRVFLLGDAAHLTPPFIGQGMGAGIRDAMNLSWKLAAVLSGCVPPASLDSYEAERRPHAVGLIRQAIMIGALMTGGGRAGDLLRGLAAPALSRAPSLTARLTDSATPALSTSYYVRGGGRRALRAALGINTLAGTLAPNAMVGTNGRRLDRRPPGFVLVSLNEPTAEQRYEITRRGATIVVEAAGALADWLTDHHAAAALVRPDGTVMVAGRSVHEVYTHLPALPVLATCRADS; translated from the coding sequence ATGAACCCCGTCGTCATCATCGGCGCGGGCCCCACCGGCCTGACGGCCGCGGCGCTCCTCGCCGACCACGGCGTACCGTCGGTGGTCCTGGAGCGCTGGGACGACGTGTTCCCCCAGCCCCGCGCCGTCCACCTCGACGACGAAGTCTTCCGCATCCTGGCCCGCCTCGGGCTCGCCGACGAGTTCGCGGCGATCTCGCGCCCGGCGCGGGGACTACGACTCGTCACCGAATCCCTCGACCTCATCGCCGAGTTCCCGCGGCGGACCGAATCCGGGGTGCACGGCTTCCCCGCCGCGTCGATGTTCGACCAACCCGAGCTCGAGCGACTCCTCCGGGACGCCGTTGCCCGGCGCGCCGACCTCGTCACCCTGCGCGGCGGCGCGGAAGTCCTGGCCGTCACGCAGGGCGACACGTCGGTGACCGTCCACGCCACCGACCGGGCGACCGGTGCCCGGTTCACCGTCGAGGGCACCTACCTCCTGGGCTGCGACGGTGCCGGCAGCACGACCAGGGCGGCCATCGGAGCGCGGTGGCGCGACCTCGGGTTCAGCCAGCGGTGGCTGGTGATCGATATCGACACCACCGCCGACCTGCGGCAGTGGGAAGGAGTGCAGCAGGTGTGCGACACCCGGCGCGCGGCGACGTACATGCGCGTCGGGCCCACGCGGTACCGCTGGGAGTTCGAGTTGCTCGACGGCGAGACCGGCGCGGACTTCGCCGACCTCGCGACGGCGCTCCCATTGCTGCATCCCTGGCTTGCTCACCTCACGGACCCCGATCTCCGGCTCATCCGCTGCGCGGAGTACACGTTCAACGCCCGGGTCGCGCAGCGATGGCGCGACCGCCGCGTCTTCCTGCTCGGCGATGCCGCGCACCTCACTCCGCCGTTCATCGGTCAGGGCATGGGCGCCGGTATCCGGGACGCGATGAATCTCAGTTGGAAACTCGCCGCCGTCCTCTCGGGGTGCGTCCCACCGGCGAGCCTGGACAGTTATGAGGCGGAGCGGAGGCCGCACGCCGTGGGGCTGATCCGGCAGGCGATCATGATCGGTGCACTGATGACCGGCGGCGGCCGGGCGGGCGATCTCCTGCGCGGCCTCGCGGCTCCGGCCCTCTCCCGCGCCCCCTCCCTCACCGCGAGACTGACCGACAGCGCCACCCCGGCCCTGTCGACCTCGTACTACGTCCGCGGCGGCGGGCGCCGGGCGCTCCGCGCCGCACTGGGGATCAACACGCTCGCGGGAACACTCGCACCCAACGCGATGGTGGGCACGAACGGGCGCAGGCTCGACCGCAGGCCTCCCGGCTTCGTCCTCGTGAGCCTGAACGAGCCGACCGCCGAGCAGCGGTACGAGATCACCCGTCGTGGGGCGACGATCGTCGTCGAGGCCGCGGGAGCCCTGGCGGACTGGTTGACCGATCACCACGCCGCGGCCGCGCTGGTCCGGCCCGACGGCACCGTGATGGTCGCCGGACGCTCCGTCCACGAGGTCTACACCCACCTGCCCGCTCTGCCGGTCCTCGCGACCTGCCGAGCGGACAGCTGA